Proteins encoded by one window of Glycine soja cultivar W05 chromosome 15, ASM419377v2, whole genome shotgun sequence:
- the LOC114387438 gene encoding repetitive proline-rich cell wall protein 1-like — translation MRNMASLSSLLVLLLAALILSPQVLADDSKFPGEEQPVYKFPLDEKIPDYKPSSYNPPDYKSPSYNPPGYKSPSYKPPSYNPPVYKAPSYNSPDYKSPSYNPPSYKPPVYNPPSYNPPSYKTPSYNPPVYKSPSYNPPGYKAPSYNPPAYESPSYNPPGYKAPSYNPPAYKSPSYNPPGYKAPTYNPPAYKSPSYNPPVYKPPSYNPPGYKAPSYNPPSYKSPSYNPPVYKAPVYKSPSYNPPGYKAPSYNPPVYKPPSYNSPDYKPPSYNPPVYKSPSYNSPDYKTPDYKPPSYNPPYGKSPYPKYPPGSN, via the coding sequence ATGAGGAACATGGCTTCCTTAAGCTCCTTATTAGTGCTGCTCCTTGCAGCTCTCATTCTCTCCCCTCAAGTTCTTGCCGATGACAGCAAGTTCCCAGGAGAGGAACAACCAGTTTACAAGTTCCCACTTGATGAGAAGATACCTGACTACAAACCCTCGTCTTATAATCCACCTGATTACAAATCACCATCTTACAATCCACCAGGTTACAAGTCACCATCTTACAAGCCACCTTCCTACAATCCACCAGTTTATAAAGCACCATCTTATAATTCACCAGATTACAAGTCACCTTCTTATAATCCACCAAGTTACAAACCACCAGTTTACAACCCACCTTCCTACAATCCACCAAGTTACAAAACACCATCTTATAATCCACCAGTTTACAAGTCACCTTCCTACAATCCACCAGGTTACAAAGCACCATCTTATAATCCACCAGCTTACGAGTCACCTTCCTATAATCCACCAGGTTACAAAGCACCATCTTATAATCCACCAGCTTACAAGTCACCTTCATACAATCCACCAGGTTACAAAGCACCAACTTATAATCCACCAGCTTACAAGTCCCCTTCCTATAATCCACCAGTTTACAAGCCACCTTCCTACAATCCACCAGGTTACAAAGCACCATCTTATAATCCACCATCTTACAAGTCACCTTCCTATAATCCACCAGTTTATAAAGCACCAGTTTACAAGTCACCTTCCTACAATCCACCAGGTTACAAAGCACCATCTTATAATCCACCAGTTTATAAGCCACCTTCCTATAATTCACCTGATTACAAGCCACCTTCCTACAATCCACCAGTTTACAAGTCACCTTCTTATAATTCACCAGATTACAAAACACCTGATTACAAGCCACCTTCCTACAATCCACCATATGGGAAGTCACCTTACCCAAAGTACCCTCCAGGATCCAATTGA